The proteins below are encoded in one region of Silene latifolia isolate original U9 population chromosome 2, ASM4854445v1, whole genome shotgun sequence:
- the LOC141644288 gene encoding ADP-ribosylation factor 2-like, producing the protein MGLTFTKLFSRLFAKKEMRILMVGLDAAGKTTILYKLKLGEIVTTIPTIGFNVETVEYKNISFTVWDVGGQDKIRPLWRHYFQNTQGLIFVVDSNDRDRAVEARDELHRMLNEDELRDAVLLVFANKQDLPNAMNAAEITDKLGLHSLRQRHWYIQSTCATSGEGLYEGLDWLSNNIANKA; encoded by the exons ATGGGTCTCACATTCACCAAGCTGTTTAGCCGCCTGTTTGCCAAGAAGGAAATGAGAATTCTGATGGTGGGTCTCGATGCGGCTGGTAAGACCACCATCCTTTACAAGCTCAAGCTCGGTGAGATTGTCACTACTATTCCTACCATTG GATTCAACGTGGAAACTGTTGAATACAAGAACATCAGCTTCACAGTCTGGGATGTCGGGGGTCAAGACAAG ATCCGTCCTTTGTGGAGGCATTACTTCCAAAACACACAAGGTCTCATCTTTGTGGTGGACAGTAATGACAGAGATCGTGCTGTTGAAGCGAGGGATGAGTTGCACAGGATGTTGAACGAG GATGAACTCCGCGATGCAGTTCTGCTTGTGTTTGCTAACAAGCAAGATCTTCCTAATGCTATGAATGCTGCTGAAATCACTGACAAGCTTGGCTTGCACTCTCTCCGACAGCGCCACTG GTACATCCAGAGCACTTGTGCTACCTCTGGTGAGGGTCTGTATGAAGGATTGGATTGGCTCTCCAACAATATCGCAAACAAG GCTTAG